In the Desulfovibrio sp. genome, one interval contains:
- a CDS encoding flagellar basal body L-ring protein FlgH: MQARYLIPVLALTYLFCVACGGSPTRRPALHPPVTPQQEYRQEAAANNPGSLFAASETDTLFEDSRARRVGDIVVVKLVENTKAQNKAETTANKKGTNDYEVSAMFNRGHAGFIPFMPIGPQPSVGLPVLNTSSASDLNATGKTKRENYVTTSLATRVLRVLPGGLMEIEGAREIRVNEETEYMVVRGMIRSKDVSADNSVLSTQIADASIEYYGKGVLADKQKPGWFTRLMDNVWPF, from the coding sequence ATGCAGGCACGTTATTTAATACCAGTTCTGGCGCTGACCTATCTGTTCTGCGTCGCCTGCGGCGGCAGCCCCACAAGGCGGCCAGCCCTGCACCCGCCGGTGACCCCGCAACAGGAATACCGGCAGGAGGCCGCGGCCAATAACCCCGGCTCACTCTTTGCCGCCAGCGAAACCGATACTTTGTTTGAAGACAGCCGCGCCCGCCGCGTGGGCGATATTGTTGTGGTCAAACTGGTGGAAAATACCAAGGCCCAGAACAAGGCTGAAACAACGGCCAACAAGAAAGGCACAAACGATTACGAAGTGTCGGCCATGTTCAACCGTGGGCACGCGGGCTTTATTCCCTTTATGCCCATCGGCCCGCAGCCGTCAGTGGGCCTGCCAGTGCTGAACACCAGTTCTGCCAGTGACCTGAACGCCACGGGCAAGACCAAGCGTGAAAACTACGTGACCACTTCGCTGGCCACGCGGGTGCTGCGGGTGCTGCCGGGCGGACTTATGGAAATTGAGGGGGCACGCGAAATCCGTGTCAACGAAGAGACAGAATACATGGTGGTGCGCGGCATGATCCGTTCCAAGGACGTGAGCGCCGACAATAGCGTGCTTTCTACCCAGATTGCCGACGCCAGCATTGAATATTACGGCAAGGGTGTTCTGGCCGACAAGCAGAAGCCTGGCTGGTTCACCCGTCTTATGGATAACGTCTGGCCGTTCTAG